Within Vicia villosa cultivar HV-30 ecotype Madison, WI linkage group LG1, Vvil1.0, whole genome shotgun sequence, the genomic segment CCTACAACCTCACATAATTTTTTGAAGTGTATTGTATGAATTAACCAAATTAATATCTATCTAACCTAATGAATTCTATTAACATCATCCAAGATCTATCATACCACACTTCTATAACTAACTTTATAATGAAAAATTGATAATAACCTAAACCTATCATCTTGACCTAATTGGTTCTTCATTTATAGTCTCCAGAAAAGGTTTCTTTGATCTGCAATAACTTAACCTATAACTAAATCCTGATTCCACTCCTTCTAAACTCAATATCGGAACACACTCCTTTTCATCATTCTCAACACCACCACCCGAACTCTCATCCGGTTGGACACGTGTCTTTCCGGCACGTAACCGTTTCTCAGCGGAATTCGCCGCCATAAAGAGTACAGCCATGTCAGCTCCGGTGACGACAGAGTTGAGTCTTCTCATAGGAAAAAATATGTAAACACTTCCAAATTCCAATTCTTCGTCTGCAGCAAGAGGAGAGAATCTTTTAGAAACGTGAAGAGAACGCGAATTAACTAAGAAATAGTTAGGATTTTCTAACATAAGCTCCGCAACTTTCATTATTTCCTTGAATTGCTTCACTTCTCCGGTTGGAAGGATCACTCTAGTTGCTTTCACGTTCCTCATCAATGGTGGTGCTAAGGTGCATGAAACGTAATTTCCCATGACGAAACCCCAATTTGATATTGTTGGAATGAATAGTGttgaagagagaaaagaaaatggtTGTACTTTGGTTTGAGTGTGGGAAGGAGAAGGAATGAGTATTTATATATATAGGAGAATAATTAGTTATGGAAGCATACAATAGGATATATAATAGTATTTGATTAGAATAGTACTAGTATTATTGAAAGTGCATATTGTTGTATTGTTTTGTATTttgtgaaattgaaatgaaattggCATGTGCGTGTGTTGTGTCAGTTTGAGATTTGTTGACTGGTGTGGTGTGTATGCTGGAAAAGGAATGACGAGACTTAGGctgtgtttggattgatggaatcggatggagcggagcggaatggaatagaataaaatgatattctgttgtttggataatttaaaaacggatggagcggagcggaaatgAGTGGTATGGAtttcattccattccatcacttaccaccatattcaTTCCCCTCCGATTTGAGCGGAATGAATAATTTGTCTTATtccgttctaaaatttccaaacaatggaatggtacattcgttccgctccgttccaccccgctccatcccactccgctccattccattccgctccgttcatttcGTGATAGGGTAAAATGCGCGTAGGGTAAAATGCCAAATGCAATATTAGCAGCACAATTTGGGAAaatattattctatttaattaattttaatggcTGTCATGCTTTTTCAAAATTAATAGTATTATGGCTGTCACACTTACTCACTGAGGCTGGAAATTTCGTCGTCAATGAATAAATCCAGACGCGCGTGGCCGCGTGGGACCCATCAGTGTCTGCCTGGTATATACTTTAGAAAGAACA encodes:
- the LOC131610350 gene encoding uncharacterized protein LOC131610350, whose translation is MGNYVSCTLAPPLMRNVKATRVILPTGEVKQFKEIMKVAELMLENPNYFLVNSRSLHVSKRFSPLAADEELEFGSVYIFFPMRRLNSVVTGADMAVLFMAANSAEKRLRAGKTRVQPDESSGGGVENDEKECVPILSLEGVESGFSYRLSYCRSKKPFLETINEEPIRSR